Proteins from one Lachnospiraceae bacterium KGMB03038 genomic window:
- the ant(6) gene encoding aminoglycoside 6-adenylyltransferase, translating into MRSEKEMMDLVLSLAEQDERIRIVTLEGSRANINIPKDEFQDYDVTYFVTDVESFTLKDEWLKSFGNIIMMQKPEDMELFPAEEKGYSYIILFDDYNKIDLTLLPLEELGNYLNDDKLIKIILDKDGRIQQAVVPTDMDYHIRKPSAREYDDCCNEFWNTTTYVVKGLCRKEILFAIDHFNQIVRHELLRMISWKVGIETGFKLSVGKNYKFIERYISEDLWEKLLSTYRMDSYENIWEALFLCHQLFRAVSGEVAERLHYAYPEYDRNITKYTRDMYKKYTGKTGCLDSTYAADIEERWEQ; encoded by the coding sequence ATGAGATCAGAAAAAGAAATGATGGATTTAGTACTTTCTTTAGCAGAACAGGATGAACGTATTCGAATTGTGACCCTTGAGGGGTCACGCGCAAATATTAATATACCTAAGGACGAATTCCAGGATTATGATGTCACATACTTCGTAACAGATGTGGAATCCTTTACTTTAAAGGATGAATGGCTTAAAAGCTTCGGGAATATTATAATGATGCAAAAACCGGAGGATATGGAACTATTCCCGGCTGAAGAGAAAGGCTACTCCTATATAATACTTTTTGATGATTATAATAAAATAGACCTTACCTTATTGCCCCTGGAAGAGTTGGGAAACTACCTGAATGACGATAAATTGATAAAGATTATTCTGGATAAGGATGGAAGGATTCAGCAAGCTGTAGTTCCGACCGACATGGATTATCATATAAGAAAACCCAGTGCCCGGGAATACGATGACTGCTGCAATGAATTCTGGAACACCACTACCTATGTGGTTAAGGGACTGTGCCGTAAGGAAATTTTATTTGCTATTGATCATTTTAATCAGATTGTTCGCCATGAGCTGCTGAGAATGATATCATGGAAGGTCGGCATCGAAACAGGCTTTAAATTAAGTGTAGGCAAGAACTATAAGTTTATTGAAAGGTATATATCCGAGGATTTGTGGGAGAAACTTTTGTCCACCTACCGGATGGATTCCTATGAAAACATATGGGAAGCATTATTTCTATGCCATCAATTGTTCAGGGCGGTATCCGGTGAGGTGGCGGAAAGGCTTCATTATGCCTATCCGGAGTATGATAGGAATATAACAAAATATACCAGGGACATGTATAAAAAATACACTGGTAAAACCGGCTGCCTGGATAGCACATATGCCGCTGATATAGAAGAGAGGTGGGAACAGTGA
- a CDS encoding DUF3847 domain-containing protein has translation MNEKLEKLNQEIEKTEKKLRWAQQEEKRLTHQAKALTRKERTHRLCTRAAMLESYLPHPEAITDEQVSLFLKLLFRKDSTRQLMEKVFAGNGTEKEGAE, from the coding sequence ATGAATGAAAAGCTGGAAAAACTCAATCAGGAGATAGAGAAAACGGAAAAGAAGCTGCGCTGGGCGCAACAGGAGGAAAAGCGTCTGACCCATCAGGCTAAGGCGCTGACCCGGAAGGAACGGACGCACCGGCTTTGCACCAGAGCCGCCATGCTGGAAAGCTACCTTCCCCACCCGGAAGCCATCACGGATGAACAGGTCAGTTTGTTCTTGAAGCTGCTGTTCCGGAAGGACAGCACCCGGCAGCTTATGGAAAAAGTGTTCGCCGGAAACGGCACAGAGAAGGAGGGCGCAGAATGA
- a CDS encoding virulence-associated protein E: MLEGTEKGGVRNSIHNCLTVFQYDPILSGAVAKNLLTERIDLLKPIGRKRRTGSKAMTDTDMKYIRLYLEDTYGLTSEKKIADAADLAADANSYHPIRDYLNGLVWDGKERIRYCLRHFLGADTDNFTYHSLRLFLLGAIHRAFCPGCKFEVMLCLVGGQGAGKSTFFRLLAVKDEWFSDDLRKLDDDNVYRKLQGHWIIEMSEMIATANAKSIEEIKSFLSRQKEVYKIPYETHPEDRLRQCVFGGTSNALDFLPLDRSGNRRFLPVMVYPGQAEVHILDDEAASRAYLEQVWAEAMTTYKSGDFKLSFTPEMIQYLKEHQRDFMPEDTKAGMIQAYLDRYTGSAVCSKQLFKEALNHPFDEPKQWEIREVNDIMNHCITGWKYFSNPRIFEGYGRQKGWEREAPATGADNGREKTPDGFVEVTEQMELPF, translated from the coding sequence ATGCTGGAGGGCACCGAGAAAGGCGGCGTGCGGAACAGTATCCACAACTGCCTGACCGTGTTCCAGTATGACCCCATTCTTTCCGGGGCGGTTGCAAAAAATCTCCTGACCGAGCGTATTGACCTTCTAAAGCCCATCGGCAGGAAACGCAGAACCGGCAGCAAGGCCATGACCGACACGGACATGAAATATATCCGGCTGTATCTGGAAGATACCTACGGCCTGACAAGCGAGAAAAAGATAGCAGACGCCGCTGATCTGGCCGCAGACGCCAACAGCTACCATCCCATCCGGGACTACCTGAACGGCCTTGTCTGGGACGGGAAAGAGCGTATCCGCTACTGCCTGCGTCACTTTCTGGGAGCCGACACAGACAACTTCACTTACCATTCCCTGCGGCTGTTCCTGCTGGGAGCCATCCACCGGGCATTCTGCCCCGGCTGTAAGTTTGAGGTCATGCTCTGTCTGGTTGGCGGTCAGGGAGCCGGGAAATCCACCTTCTTCCGGCTGCTGGCCGTAAAAGACGAGTGGTTTTCCGATGATTTGCGGAAGTTGGACGATGATAACGTGTACCGCAAGCTACAAGGCCACTGGATAATTGAAATGTCGGAGATGATTGCCACCGCAAACGCCAAGAGCATAGAGGAAATCAAGTCATTTTTAAGCCGCCAGAAGGAGGTCTATAAAATCCCCTACGAAACCCACCCGGAGGACAGGCTGCGGCAATGCGTGTTCGGCGGGACTTCCAATGCGCTGGACTTCCTGCCCCTTGACCGTTCCGGGAACCGGCGCTTCCTGCCGGTCATGGTCTACCCCGGACAGGCCGAGGTACACATTTTGGACGATGAAGCCGCTTCCAGAGCCTATCTGGAACAGGTATGGGCGGAAGCCATGACAACCTACAAAAGCGGCGATTTTAAGCTGTCTTTTACACCCGAAATGATACAGTACCTCAAAGAACACCAGCGGGATTTCATGCCGGAGGACACCAAGGCCGGGATGATACAGGCGTACCTTGACCGCTACACTGGCAGCGCCGTATGCTCTAAGCAGCTTTTCAAGGAAGCCCTGAACCACCCCTTTGACGAGCCGAAGCAATGGGAAATCCGGGAAGTCAACGACATCATGAACCACTGTATCACGGGATGGAAGTATTTCTCCAATCCCCGGATATTTGAAGGGTACGGCAGGCAAAAGGGCTGGGAACGAGAAGCCCCGGCAACGGGCGCTGACAACGGGCGTGAAAAAACGCCGGACGGATTTGTGGAAGTCACGGAGCAGATGGAACTTCCCTTCTGA
- the aph(3')-IIIa gene encoding aminoglycoside O-phosphotransferase APH(3')-IIIa — protein MAKMRISPELKKLIEKYRCVKDTEGMSPAKVYKLVGENENLYLKMTDSRYKGTTYDVEREKDMMLWLEGKLPVPKVLHFERHDGWSNLLMSEADGVLCSEEYEDEQSPEKIIELYAECIRLFHSIDISDCPYTNSLDSRLAELDYLLNNDLADVDCENWEEDTPFKDPRELYDFLKTEKPEEELVFSHGDLGDSNIFVKDGKVSGFIDLGRSGRADKWYDIAFCVRSIREDIGEEQYVELFFDLLGIKPDWEKIKYYILLDELF, from the coding sequence ATGGCTAAAATGAGAATATCACCGGAATTGAAAAAACTGATCGAAAAATACCGCTGCGTAAAAGATACGGAAGGAATGTCTCCTGCTAAGGTATATAAGCTGGTGGGAGAAAATGAAAACCTATATTTAAAAATGACGGACAGCCGGTATAAAGGGACCACCTATGATGTGGAACGGGAAAAGGACATGATGCTATGGCTGGAAGGAAAGCTGCCTGTTCCAAAGGTCCTGCACTTTGAACGGCATGATGGCTGGAGCAATCTGCTCATGAGTGAGGCCGATGGCGTCCTTTGCTCGGAAGAGTATGAAGATGAACAAAGCCCTGAAAAGATTATCGAGCTGTATGCGGAGTGCATCAGGCTCTTTCACTCCATCGACATATCGGATTGTCCCTATACGAATAGCTTAGACAGCCGCTTAGCCGAATTGGATTACTTACTGAATAACGATCTGGCCGATGTGGATTGCGAAAACTGGGAAGAAGACACTCCATTTAAAGATCCGCGCGAGCTGTATGATTTTTTAAAGACGGAAAAGCCCGAAGAGGAACTTGTCTTTTCCCACGGCGACCTGGGAGACAGCAACATCTTTGTGAAAGATGGCAAAGTAAGTGGCTTTATTGATCTTGGGAGAAGCGGCAGGGCGGACAAGTGGTATGACATTGCCTTCTGCGTCCGGTCGATCAGGGAGGATATCGGGGAAGAACAGTATGTCGAGCTATTTTTTGACTTACTGGGGATCAAGCCTGATTGGGAGAAAATAAAATATTATATTTTACTGGATGAATTGTTTTAG
- a CDS encoding conjugal transfer protein — protein sequence MPCPHFDVKIIQRSKRQSAVASAAYQSGERLFSEYDQKQKYYSHKSEIVHTEIMLPPHAPPEYADRNTLWNAAEAIEKQWNSQLARRFVLAIPRELPRSQYADLIRDYCREFFVSKGMIADFAIHDKGDGNPHAHILLTMRAMDEQGKWLPKSRKVYDLDENGERIRLASGRWKSHKEDTVDWNDQKYAEIWRQGWADTANRYLEAIGSPERLDLRSYARQGIDKIPTVHMGPAVSQLEKKGIQTNIGNLNRDIKAANSLMQSIRQMVRSLKGWLSGLKEKKAALLEVLEQAKEPTIPELLSRYLDMRSEERTGWTSKGKLKGTVGDFNKVMEALDFLRQKEISTVESLDAYLDKVSGEILSAKTDIRKSERRIKAIDTTLSHIANHGAYKEVYKKYASIGWKTRKEKFAAEHREELDAYLAAKRFFKAHQEELPFDAKELKKERAQLSEELSKKNEGLQAVQADMKLLRDVRYWINHVLPPDQRRVVPEPGKKPSINEQLSWKIEGAKQREEQKRQQPRRQQKQDMEL from the coding sequence TTGCCATGCCCGCACTTTGATGTGAAAATCATCCAGCGCAGCAAGCGCCAGTCAGCCGTTGCGTCTGCCGCCTACCAGAGCGGGGAACGGCTGTTTTCCGAATACGACCAGAAACAGAAATACTATTCCCATAAAAGCGAAATCGTCCACACCGAAATCATGCTGCCGCCCCATGCCCCGCCGGAATACGCAGACCGGAATACCTTGTGGAACGCCGCCGAAGCCATCGAGAAGCAATGGAACTCCCAGCTTGCCCGGAGGTTTGTGCTTGCCATTCCGAGGGAACTTCCCCGGTCACAGTACGCCGACCTTATCCGGGACTACTGCCGGGAGTTTTTTGTTTCCAAGGGCATGATTGCCGACTTTGCCATCCATGACAAGGGGGACGGAAATCCCCACGCCCACATCCTGCTTACCATGCGGGCAATGGACGAACAAGGCAAGTGGCTCCCAAAGAGCCGGAAGGTTTATGACCTTGACGAGAACGGCGAGCGTATCCGGCTTGCGTCCGGCAGATGGAAAAGCCACAAGGAGGACACCGTGGACTGGAACGACCAGAAGTACGCCGAGATATGGCGGCAGGGCTGGGCTGACACGGCGAACCGCTATCTGGAAGCCATCGGCAGCCCGGAGCGCCTTGACCTTCGTTCCTATGCCCGACAGGGGATTGATAAAATCCCCACCGTCCACATGGGGCCAGCGGTCAGCCAGTTGGAGAAGAAAGGCATACAGACCAACATCGGCAACCTGAACCGGGACATCAAAGCCGCCAATTCCCTCATGCAGTCTATCCGGCAGATGGTACGCAGCTTAAAGGGCTGGCTGTCCGGCCTGAAAGAGAAAAAGGCAGCGCTGCTGGAAGTGCTGGAACAGGCAAAGGAGCCGACCATCCCCGAACTGCTTTCCCGGTATCTGGATATGCGGAGCGAGGAACGCACCGGCTGGACTTCCAAGGGGAAGCTGAAAGGCACTGTTGGCGATTTCAACAAGGTCATGGAAGCCCTTGACTTCCTGCGGCAGAAAGAGATCTCCACCGTGGAGAGCCTTGACGCCTATCTGGATAAGGTCAGCGGGGAGATACTTTCTGCCAAAACCGACATCCGAAAATCGGAACGCCGGATAAAGGCCATCGACACCACCCTTTCCCATATCGCCAACCACGGAGCCTACAAAGAGGTTTACAAGAAATACGCTTCCATCGGCTGGAAAACCCGAAAGGAGAAGTTTGCCGCCGAACACCGGGAGGAACTGGACGCCTACCTTGCCGCAAAGCGTTTCTTCAAAGCCCATCAGGAGGAATTGCCCTTCGATGCGAAAGAGTTAAAGAAAGAACGGGCGCAGCTTTCCGAGGAACTGTCTAAAAAAAATGAGGGATTGCAGGCGGTTCAGGCGGATATGAAGCTGCTGCGGGATGTGCGCTACTGGATAAACCATGTGCTGCCGCCCGACCAGCGCCGTGTTGTGCCGGAGCCGGGAAAGAAGCCGTCCATCAACGAACAATTAAGCTGGAAGATTGAGGGCGCAAAACAGCGGGAAGAACAGAAACGCCAGCAGCCCCGCCGCCAGCAAAAACAGGATATGGAACTTTAA
- a CDS encoding class I SAM-dependent methyltransferase — MKENKYDDNIFFQKYSQMSRSQKGLAGAGEWETLKKMLPDFKGKRVLDLGCGYGWHCIYAMENGASSVVGVDISHKMLEVAKGKTHFPQIEYECCAIEDVDFPEESFDVILSSLAFHYVADYENLIKKIYRMLKAGGNLVFTVEHPVFTAHGTQDWYYNEKGEILHFPVDNYYYEGKRTAMFLEEKVTKYHRTLTTYLNTLLSNSFIINQIVEPQPPENMMDIPGMADEMRRPMMLIVSAKKKM; from the coding sequence ATGAAAGAAAACAAATATGATGATAATATATTTTTTCAAAAATACAGTCAAATGAGTCGCTCGCAGAAAGGACTGGCTGGTGCGGGAGAATGGGAGACTTTGAAAAAGATGCTACCTGATTTTAAGGGTAAGCGTGTGCTTGATTTAGGATGCGGCTATGGATGGCACTGTATATATGCGATGGAAAACGGTGCTTCCTCTGTAGTAGGTGTTGATATTTCTCATAAAATGCTCGAAGTAGCAAAAGGAAAAACCCATTTTCCACAGATTGAATATGAATGCTGTGCCATAGAAGATGTGGATTTCCCAGAGGAGAGCTTTGATGTAATACTAAGTTCGCTTGCGTTTCATTATGTAGCAGACTATGAGAATTTAATAAAAAAGATATATAGGATGCTGAAGGCTGGTGGCAATTTAGTTTTTACAGTTGAACATCCTGTTTTTACTGCTCATGGAACACAAGACTGGTATTATAACGAAAAAGGAGAAATACTGCATTTCCCGGTGGACAATTATTATTATGAGGGCAAACGGACAGCTATGTTTTTGGAAGAAAAGGTTACAAAATATCATAGAACACTGACCACATATCTAAATACACTGCTTTCAAATAGTTTTATAATAAATCAGATTGTGGAGCCACAGCCGCCAGAGAACATGATGGATATTCCGGGGATGGCGGATGAAATGCGACGCCCAATGATGCTGATTGTATCGGCAAAAAAGAAGATGTAA
- a CDS encoding DNA primase — protein MAGAFSIFRRICLLNVFEAVKQSVSTRQAAEHYGIRVGRNGMCVCPFHDDKNPSMKVDRRFHCFGCQADGDVIDFVSRLENVSPKEAALMLAQDFSIPYEDREPPSRSRPKRKPRQESPEHQFKRMERHCFRVLSDYHNLLRCWKRDYAPKTPEEEWHPLFVEALQKQSHVEYLLDVLLFSDIGERAALIASYGKEVRNLERRMADLAARTAAGRDGHHRSRTPAPER, from the coding sequence ATGGCAGGCGCTTTTTCTATTTTCAGGAGGATTTGCCTATTGAACGTATTTGAAGCCGTGAAGCAGTCTGTTTCCACCCGGCAGGCCGCCGAGCATTACGGTATCCGGGTAGGGAGAAACGGGATGTGCGTCTGCCCTTTCCATGACGATAAAAACCCCAGCATGAAGGTTGACCGGCGTTTCCATTGCTTCGGCTGTCAGGCAGACGGGGATGTGATTGACTTTGTTTCCCGTCTGGAAAACGTCAGCCCCAAAGAAGCCGCCCTCATGCTGGCGCAGGACTTCTCCATCCCCTATGAGGACAGGGAGCCGCCAAGCAGGAGCCGCCCGAAGCGGAAGCCACGTCAGGAAAGCCCGGAACATCAATTTAAGCGCATGGAGCGCCACTGTTTCCGGGTACTGTCCGACTATCACAATCTGCTGCGCTGCTGGAAGCGGGACTATGCCCCAAAGACGCCGGAGGAAGAATGGCACCCGCTTTTCGTGGAAGCCTTGCAGAAACAATCCCATGTGGAATATCTGCTGGATGTGCTGCTGTTCTCCGACATAGGGGAACGGGCTGCCCTGATTGCCAGCTACGGAAAGGAAGTGAGGAACCTTGAGCGGAGAATGGCAGACCTTGCCGCCAGAACTGCGGCAGGCCGTGACGGACACCATCGAAGCCGCACCCCCGCCCCGGAGCGTTGA
- a CDS encoding DUF4368 domain-containing protein: MMNGMEYTGMDAILAGSFRAAIYCRLSKDDDLDGESASIANQRDMLETYCEKQGWEVVAVYQDDGYTGLNMERPDLKRMLKAIERRQINLVVTKDLSRLGRNYLQTGFLIEDFFPRHGVRYIAMNDGIDTMRDNNDIAPFKNILNEMYSKDISKKVHSSYLLKAQKGQFTGCLAPFGYRKDPEDKNHLLIDEETAPIVRRLFAWALEGHGPNYIRRRLEEEKIPCPTYWNRVRGFRNVSTKWEKKDPVNGRYMWDFSVIKDILMNPVYTGAIASQKKEYRFKIGTIGEKKPEDWIVVENQHEPLVDRKTFDIVQRKLKSRQRPRQTGEISLFAGLIKCGECGKSLTIRYTNDKHPKQIYSCKTYNAYGKQHCTQHRVEYDTLYSLVLNKIRECARAALMDGEAVAGKLTDTCEAEQKGQREALERSLTKDEERIDVLEKMVLRLYEDMVAGRISEANFNLLMEKTQAEQAELKARVEEGRKKLADEIRLACDARQWVEAIQEYADITELDAATLNRLIKEIVVHESIDSDKTRHISIEIHFNLKPIPEVEQVTA, from the coding sequence ATGATGAACGGAATGGAATATACAGGCATGGACGCAATACTGGCGGGCAGCTTCCGGGCGGCTATCTATTGCAGGCTTTCCAAGGACGATGACCTTGACGGGGAGAGCGCCAGCATTGCAAACCAGCGGGATATGCTGGAAACCTACTGCGAGAAGCAGGGATGGGAGGTTGTTGCAGTCTATCAGGACGATGGCTACACGGGGCTGAACATGGAGCGCCCCGACCTGAAACGGATGTTGAAAGCCATCGAGCGCAGGCAGATAAACCTTGTGGTCACGAAAGACCTATCCAGACTGGGTAGGAATTACTTGCAGACCGGCTTCCTGATTGAAGATTTCTTCCCCCGCCACGGCGTCCGGTATATCGCCATGAATGACGGTATCGACACCATGCGGGACAACAACGACATTGCGCCGTTCAAGAACATCCTCAACGAGATGTACAGCAAGGACATTTCCAAGAAGGTTCATTCCTCTTATCTGCTGAAAGCGCAGAAAGGCCAGTTTACCGGCTGCCTTGCCCCCTTCGGGTATCGGAAAGACCCGGAGGACAAAAACCATCTGCTGATTGATGAGGAAACGGCCCCCATTGTCCGGCGTCTGTTTGCGTGGGCGCTGGAAGGACACGGCCCCAACTACATCCGGCGCAGGCTGGAAGAAGAAAAAATCCCATGCCCGACCTACTGGAACCGGGTGCGGGGCTTTCGGAACGTGTCAACCAAGTGGGAAAAGAAAGACCCGGTAAACGGGCGGTATATGTGGGATTTCTCCGTGATTAAGGACATCCTGATGAACCCCGTCTACACCGGCGCTATCGCTTCCCAGAAGAAGGAATACCGCTTCAAAATCGGCACCATCGGGGAGAAGAAGCCGGAGGACTGGATTGTGGTGGAGAACCAGCATGAGCCGCTTGTTGACCGCAAGACCTTTGACATCGTGCAGCGCAAGCTGAAATCCCGGCAGCGCCCCCGCCAGACCGGGGAAATCAGCCTGTTTGCGGGGCTTATCAAGTGCGGCGAGTGCGGGAAGTCGCTGACGATCCGCTACACCAACGACAAGCACCCGAAGCAGATTTATTCCTGTAAGACCTACAACGCCTACGGGAAACAGCACTGTACCCAGCACCGGGTTGAGTACGACACCCTTTACAGCCTTGTACTGAACAAAATCCGGGAGTGCGCCAGAGCCGCCCTGATGGACGGGGAAGCCGTTGCCGGGAAGCTGACCGATACCTGCGAAGCAGAGCAGAAAGGCCAGCGGGAAGCATTGGAGCGTTCCCTTACCAAAGACGAGGAACGGATTGACGTTCTGGAAAAGATGGTGCTGCGGCTGTATGAGGACATGGTTGCCGGACGTATCAGCGAAGCGAACTTCAATCTGCTGATGGAAAAGACGCAGGCGGAACAGGCCGAGTTGAAGGCAAGGGTTGAGGAAGGCCGGAAAAAGCTGGCCGATGAAATCCGGCTTGCGTGTGACGCCCGCCAATGGGTGGAAGCCATTCAGGAATACGCCGACATCACGGAACTGGACGCCGCCACCTTAAACCGCCTGATTAAAGAAATCGTTGTCCATGAGAGTATAGACAGCGATAAGACAAGACACATTTCTATCGAAATTCATTTCAATCTCAAACCCATCCCGGAAGTGGAGCAGGTCACGGCCTGA
- a CDS encoding DeoR family transcriptional regulator — translation MEVEFMTADTALPPCMPLPRAMLRLPISSTAKVMYARMLDIVFLSGIEDANGILFIHFPIVELAAALARSTMTVKRSLNELEDAGLILRVRQGFGEPNKIYVLIPKKEASRR, via the coding sequence ATGGAAGTTGAATTTATGACCGCAGACACCGCCCTACCGCCCTGTATGCCGCTGCCGAGAGCCATGCTGCGGCTCCCGATCAGCAGCACCGCAAAGGTCATGTACGCCCGGATGTTGGATATTGTTTTCTTGTCAGGTATAGAGGACGCCAACGGGATTTTGTTTATCCATTTCCCTATCGTGGAACTGGCGGCGGCACTTGCCCGCAGCACCATGACCGTGAAGCGTTCCCTGAATGAATTGGAGGACGCCGGACTGATACTGCGAGTGCGTCAGGGCTTCGGGGAACCCAACAAAATATATGTACTCATTCCGAAGAAGGAGGCCAGCCGCCGATGA
- a CDS encoding chemotaxis protein, translating into MKMDFSKDELAMVYQYAAGTKEETLAGLKEIVPVIRDRQTREIVENTIRKLDAIPEPECRRFIADTKQRFIQKRDNSIRRRLAEAKAQARAEKPHPKRKQPDRERS; encoded by the coding sequence ATGAAGATGGATTTTTCAAAAGACGAGTTGGCTATGGTCTATCAGTACGCCGCCGGTACGAAGGAAGAAACTCTTGCGGGGCTGAAAGAAATCGTGCCGGTTATCCGTGACCGGCAGACAAGGGAGATTGTGGAGAATACCATCCGAAAGCTGGACGCCATCCCGGAGCCGGAGTGCCGCCGCTTTATCGCTGATACGAAGCAGCGGTTTATCCAGAAGCGGGACAATTCCATCCGGCGCAGGCTTGCCGAAGCCAAGGCACAGGCGAGGGCGGAAAAGCCACATCCCAAGAGAAAACAGCCAGACCGGGAACGGTCATAA
- the sat4 gene encoding streptothricin N-acetyltransferase Sat4 — MITEMKAGHLKDIDKPSEPFEVIGKIIPRYENENWTFTELLYEAPYLKSYQDEEDEEDEEADCLEYIDNTDKIIYLYYQDDKCVGKVKLRKNWNRYAYIEDIAVCKDFRGQGIGSALINISIEWAKHKNLHGLMLETQDNNLIACKFYHNCGFKIGSVDTMLYANFENNFEKAVFWYLRF, encoded by the coding sequence GTGATTACAGAAATGAAAGCAGGGCACCTGAAAGATATCGATAAACCCAGCGAACCATTTGAGGTGATAGGTAAGATTATACCGAGGTATGAAAACGAGAATTGGACCTTTACAGAATTACTCTATGAAGCGCCATATTTAAAAAGCTACCAAGACGAAGAGGATGAAGAGGATGAGGAGGCAGATTGCCTTGAATATATTGACAATACTGATAAGATAATATATCTTTACTACCAAGACGATAAATGCGTCGGAAAAGTTAAACTGCGAAAAAATTGGAACCGGTACGCTTATATAGAAGATATCGCCGTATGTAAGGATTTCAGGGGGCAAGGCATAGGCAGCGCGCTTATCAATATATCTATAGAATGGGCAAAGCATAAAAACTTGCATGGACTAATGCTTGAAACCCAGGACAATAACCTTATAGCTTGTAAATTCTATCATAATTGTGGTTTCAAAATCGGCTCCGTCGATACTATGTTATACGCCAACTTTGAAAACAACTTTGAAAAAGCTGTTTTCTGGTATTTAAGGTTTTAG
- a CDS encoding nucleotidyltransferase domain-containing protein, translated as MVDNIIKSVAEKLSSLSYIEGIVLGGSRARGTHTEDSDIDIGIYYNSESFDINTINQFATKLDDEHRNNLVVPPGAWGDWINGGGWLVINGYHVDLILRDIKRVEQIMKDTEHGIVTANYQTGHPHGYISAMYRGELAISKILYAKNESLCELKKQAETYPNALQKSLVNFFMFEAGFSLMFVKANSGTDDKYYIAGHVFRIVSCLNQVLFACNNAYCINEKKAIKLLETFEHKPEKYTEKVNHIFEVLGISLFECYDMTEKLYNEVNEIVSEINNFLNEESSDERKQI; from the coding sequence GTGGTTCACGTGCAAGGGGCACCCATACAGAGGATTCGGATATAGATATCGGCATCTATTACAATTCAGAATCATTTGACATAAATACTATTAATCAATTCGCTACAAAGCTGGATGATGAGCATAGAAATAACCTTGTTGTACCTCCCGGAGCATGGGGTGATTGGATTAATGGCGGCGGATGGTTAGTCATAAACGGGTATCATGTGGATTTAATTTTACGTGATATTAAACGTGTGGAACAAATAATGAAAGATACAGAGCACGGAATTGTTACTGCCAATTATCAGACTGGGCATCCCCATGGTTATATTAGTGCAATGTATCGAGGAGAATTAGCGATTAGCAAAATACTATATGCTAAGAATGAAAGCTTATGCGAATTAAAAAAACAGGCAGAAACTTATCCCAATGCTTTGCAGAAAAGTTTAGTTAACTTTTTTATGTTTGAAGCAGGGTTCTCTTTAATGTTTGTAAAAGCAAATTCGGGAACAGACGATAAATATTATATTGCGGGTCATGTTTTTCGTATAGTTTCATGTTTAAATCAAGTGTTATTTGCATGTAATAATGCTTATTGTATCAACGAAAAGAAAGCTATAAAACTGCTTGAAACTTTTGAACATAAACCTGAAAAATATACCGAGAAGGTAAATCATATTTTTGAAGTACTCGGTATCTCACTTTTTGAATGCTACGACATGACCGAGAAGCTTTATAATGAAGTGAATGAAATTGTATCGGAGATAAATAACTTTTTAAACGAGGAGAGTTCAGATGAAAGAAAACAAATATGA